One Paramisgurnus dabryanus chromosome 8, PD_genome_1.1, whole genome shotgun sequence DNA window includes the following coding sequences:
- the pitpnaa gene encoding phosphatidylinositol transfer protein, alpha a, whose protein sequence is MLIKEFRVVLPISVEEYQVGQLYSVAEASKNETGGGEGVEVLKNEPYEKDGEKGQYTHKIYHLQSKVPSFVRLLAPASALKIHEEAWNAYPYCRTVLTNEYMKDNFLIMIETWHKPDLGEQDNVHKLDPEQWKKVEVVHIDIADRSQVETKDYKPEEDPATYKSQKTGRGPLGPDWKKELPQKTDCPHMCAYKLVTVKFKWFGLQNKVEGFIQKQEKRLFTNFHRQLFCWLDRWINLTMDDIRRMEEETQRALDDMRVKDPVKGMSAADE, encoded by the exons ATGTTAATAAAAGAATT CCGAGTCGTCCTGCCCATTTCTGTTGAAGAG TACCAGGTGGGCCAGCTGTACTCTGTGGCAGAGGCCAGTAAGAATGAAACAGGAGGCGGAGAAGGCGTGGAGGTCTTGAAAAACGAGCCCTATGAGAAAGATGGAGAGAAAGGACAATACACGCACAAGATCTATCATTTGCAAAG TAAAGTGCCGTCCTTTGTACGGTTGTTGGCTCCAGCATCTGCACTCAAAATTCACGAGGAGGCCTGGAATGCATATCCCTACTGTCGCACAG TTCTCACG AACGAGTACATGAAGGACAATTTTCTAATCATGATTGAGACGTGGCACAAGCCTGACCTCGGAGAACAGGACAAT GTTCATAAACTTGACCCAGAACAGTGGAAGAAGGTTGAGGTAGTTCACATTGACATAGCCGACAGATCTCAGGTGGAAACCAAA GACTACAAACCAGAAGAGGATCCAGCCACATATAAATCACAGAAGACTGGAAGAGGGCCATTAGGACCTGACTGGAAG AAAGAACTTCCTCAGAAGACCGACTGCCCTCATATGTGTGCTTATAAACTAGTCACTGTCAAATTTAAATGGTTTGGCTTGCAGAACAAAGTAGAGGGTTTTATCCAGAAG caAGAGAAGCGTCTGTTCACCAACTTCCACAGGCAGCTCTTCTGCTGGTTAGACAGGTGGATCAACCTGACGATGGATGATATTCGTCGCATGGAGGAGGAGACACAGAGGGCACTCGATGAT ATGCGTGTGAAGGATCCAGTTAAAGGGATGTCTGCTGCAGATGAATAA